Proteins co-encoded in one Artemia franciscana chromosome 10, ASM3288406v1, whole genome shotgun sequence genomic window:
- the LOC136032126 gene encoding uncharacterized protein LOC136032126 isoform X2 produces the protein MKCILIVSLVIIAALAEPNYPKETSPEIEDFKRGLTGQGGWQDSKQEYGPSFDDPSYRLRREASEMDAPVEEDLKGAETHHYSYYPYRYYGHYYPSYGYAPYGYGYRRYWG, from the coding sequence ATTCTGATCGTTTCTCTTGTTATCATCGCAGCATTAGCAGAACCAAATTATCCAAAGGAAACATCTCCTGAAATCGAAGATTTCAAAAGGGGGTTAACAGGTCAAGGAGGATGGCAGGATTCTAAACAGGAATATGGTCCTTCCTTTGACGATCCTAGTTACAGGCTGAGAAGAGAAGCATCTGAAATGGACGCACCTGTCGAAGAAGATCTGAAAGGAGCAGAAACTCATCATTATAGTTATTATCCTTACCGTTATTATGGTCATTACTATCCATCATACGGATATGCACCGTACGGCTACGGTTATAGACGGTATTGGGGCTGA
- the LOC136032126 gene encoding uncharacterized protein LOC136032126 isoform X1 — MYNLYLRKYIRTALDYKHNQLNRFIKVDYSPRKLVIMKCILIVSLVIIAALAEPNYPKETSPEIEDFKRGLTGQGGWQDSKQEYGPSFDDPSYRLRREASEMDAPVEEDLKGAETHHYSYYPYRYYGHYYPSYGYAPYGYGYRRYWG, encoded by the exons ATGTATAACCTGTATCTTCGGAAGTATATAAGGACTGCTTTAGACTACAAACACAATCAGTTGAATCGTTTTATTAAAGTTGATTACTCCCCAAGAAAGTTGGTAATAATGAAATGT ATTCTGATCGTTTCTCTTGTTATCATCGCAGCATTAGCAGAACCAAATTATCCAAAGGAAACATCTCCTGAAATCGAAGATTTCAAAAGGGGGTTAACAGGTCAAGGAGGATGGCAGGATTCTAAACAGGAATATGGTCCTTCCTTTGACGATCCTAGTTACAGGCTGAGAAGAGAAGCATCTGAAATGGACGCACCTGTCGAAGAAGATCTGAAAGGAGCAGAAACTCATCATTATAGTTATTATCCTTACCGTTATTATGGTCATTACTATCCATCATACGGATATGCACCGTACGGCTACGGTTATAGACGGTATTGGGGCTGA